A region of the Haemophilus parainfluenzae genome:
GGGACTTCAATTTCACCTCCTAACGCTGCCATTGAGAAACTGATTGGCACTTCGCAGTAGAGATTATTGCCATCTCGTTCAAAGATATGATGTTCTTTAACGTGAATAACTACATATAAATCACCTGCTGGAGCACCATTTTCACCTGCTGCGCCTTCACCGCTTAAACGTAATTGATTGCCGGTATCCACACCTGCTGGGATTTTAACAGAAAGGTTTTTCTTCTTGTGAACGCGACCTTCGCCATGGCAGCTTTTACATGGTTTTTCAATTTTCTTACCAGAACCATGACAAGTAGGACAAACGGCTTCGGTTACGAAGAAACCTTGTTGACGACGAACACGACCAGAACCATGACAGCTTGGACATGTTTCAACTTTTGAGCCTTTTTCTGCGCCAGTGCCATCGCAGCTATCACAGTGAGCAAGCGTATTGATTTGGATGTCTTTGGTTGTACCTTTTACGGCTTCTTCTAACGTAATTTGGATGTCATATCGTAAATCTTCACCGCGAACTACACGCTGACGACCACGTCCGCCACCGCCAAAGATATCGCCGAACATATCACCAAAAATATCACCAAAATCAGCGCCGCTGAATCCACCACCGAAGCCGCCGCCTCCCATGCCACCTTGTTCAAAGGCTGCGTGACCGTATTGATCGTAAGCGGCACGCTTTTCTTTATCGCCTAAGATTTCATAGGCTTCTTGGATTTCTTTAAATTTTTCTTCTTTGGCTTTATCACCTTTGGTTCTATCAGGGTGATATTGCATGGCGAGTTTTTTGTAAGCACGTTTAATTGCTTTTTCATCTGCGCCACGTTCAACACCAAGAACGTCGTAATAATCTTTCTTTGCCATAATGTTTTCGTTTTCCGTTTAAAAATATAAATTTAAAAAATTTTTTTTTGTTATTGTGTGGTACAGCATTAACAACATACCTAACAATAAAAATGATGCCGAAGGCAGAAATATCAAGGGTAAATACGTTAATTTATACTTGTTTTTGTTTGCTTACTATTAAGATAAGTAAACAAATAAAAATAAGCGATAAGCTGAACGCTTTTATCTCTCGTTTAAAATGGCA
Encoded here:
- the dnaJ gene encoding molecular chaperone DnaJ, encoding MAKKDYYDVLGVERGADEKAIKRAYKKLAMQYHPDRTKGDKAKEEKFKEIQEAYEILGDKEKRAAYDQYGHAAFEQGGMGGGGFGGGFSGADFGDIFGDMFGDIFGGGGRGRQRVVRGEDLRYDIQITLEEAVKGTTKDIQINTLAHCDSCDGTGAEKGSKVETCPSCHGSGRVRRQQGFFVTEAVCPTCHGSGKKIEKPCKSCHGEGRVHKKKNLSVKIPAGVDTGNQLRLSGEGAAGENGAPAGDLYVVIHVKEHHIFERDGNNLYCEVPISFSMAALGGEIEVPTLDGKVKLKIPAETQTGKLFRMRGKGVSSTRTGYAGDLICRVVIETPVNLNKEQKELLEKLEESLKGQKSHSPKSSSFLDGVKKFFDNLGK